A region from the Aquipuribacter sp. SD81 genome encodes:
- a CDS encoding helix-hairpin-helix domain-containing protein has protein sequence MDTQATDPFERVQRVVGRRGAEPAGSRPEAGAGDDPAVEPVRPRVREATRWRVGGLPVGVVAVGVLVAGVVVAGLALGRSGPEGYVVGPGGVATAPVTAPVTAVGALPVPGASAAPAPGAVAAPAPVPSAGAGAAAPPPAASKSTAAVTSPPTPAPVLLVHVDGAVEHPGVVRLLPGDRVSDAVEAAGGVLPEADTRLVNLARPVVDGELVVVPAEGEQAVPVPGPGDPPATAGPQPPPGGTDPGGLVSLNTADATALQELPGIGPVLAGRIVAWRDEVGPFTSVEELTSVSGIGPAVLEQVRDLVTV, from the coding sequence CAGCCGGGTCGCGGCCCGAGGCCGGTGCCGGGGACGACCCGGCGGTCGAGCCGGTCCGCCCACGCGTTCGCGAGGCCACCCGGTGGCGCGTCGGCGGGCTGCCCGTCGGGGTCGTCGCCGTCGGCGTGCTCGTGGCGGGCGTCGTCGTCGCGGGGCTGGCTCTCGGCCGGAGCGGGCCGGAGGGGTACGTCGTCGGCCCGGGCGGCGTCGCGACCGCCCCCGTGACCGCCCCCGTGACCGCCGTGGGTGCGCTGCCCGTGCCCGGTGCCTCGGCCGCGCCCGCTCCGGGCGCCGTGGCGGCACCGGCTCCCGTGCCGAGCGCGGGAGCGGGCGCCGCTGCGCCGCCACCCGCGGCGTCGAAGTCGACCGCCGCGGTGACGTCCCCCCCGACCCCGGCGCCCGTCCTCCTCGTCCACGTCGACGGTGCCGTCGAGCACCCCGGCGTCGTGCGGCTGCTGCCCGGGGACCGGGTGTCCGACGCCGTCGAGGCCGCCGGGGGCGTGCTCCCCGAGGCCGACACGCGGCTCGTCAACCTCGCCCGGCCCGTGGTCGACGGCGAGCTCGTCGTCGTGCCGGCCGAGGGGGAGCAGGCCGTGCCGGTGCCGGGCCCTGGCGACCCGCCCGCCACCGCGGGGCCCCAGCCGCCACCCGGCGGGACGGACCCGGGCGGCCTGGTGTCCCTCAACACCGCCGACGCGACGGCCCTGCAGGAGCTGCCGGGCATCGGGCCGGTGCTCGCCGGGCGGATCGTCGCGTGGCGGGACGAGGTGGGGCCGTTCACCAGCGTCGAGGAGCTGACGTCGGTCTCCGGGATCGGGCCCGCCGTCCTCGAGCAGGTCCGCGACCTCGTGACCGTGTGA